The following are encoded together in the Magnetospirillum gryphiswaldense MSR-1 v2 genome:
- a CDS encoding MFS transporter has protein sequence MFKYLGRGVGAVRLLCLAEVLTMGPVFAFPALLPDFISLFDFSSTEAGWLSGITFAGYAAAVPTLSALTDRLDARRVYVAGAVVAGLSALLFAVLAEGFWTALVFRALAGIGLAGTYMPGLKALVDRTDGPDQPKWMSWYTASFSLGTGISFLTAGLFAEILGWRGAFALLGAGALVAAALVLALDNRIPAAKPIGKLLDLRPVLANRRVMAYVLGYFAHMWELFGLRSWMVAFLAFAAAGPAFLTPTLVAALSSVVAMTASIGGAALALKYDRIRTCSLFAVASGTCAVLVGLSSGWGMAAVVVLMLVYNGVVQLDSAALTTGAVLAAEPERRGASIAVHSLIGFAGAFLGPLAFGWILESAGGAQSALAWALAFASLGAVAALGPLALIGLGRARSK, from the coding sequence ATGTTCAAATATCTCGGGCGCGGTGTGGGGGCGGTGCGTCTTCTGTGCTTGGCGGAAGTGCTGACCATGGGGCCTGTATTCGCCTTTCCCGCGCTTTTGCCTGATTTTATTTCCCTATTCGACTTTTCCAGTACCGAGGCCGGTTGGCTGTCGGGGATCACCTTTGCCGGTTACGCGGCGGCGGTGCCGACCTTAAGCGCATTGACCGATCGTCTGGACGCCCGCCGGGTCTATGTGGCCGGGGCGGTGGTGGCCGGGCTGTCGGCGCTGCTGTTCGCGGTGTTGGCGGAAGGATTTTGGACAGCCTTGGTGTTCCGCGCCCTGGCCGGCATCGGTTTGGCCGGTACCTATATGCCGGGGCTGAAGGCTTTGGTCGACCGCACCGACGGGCCCGATCAGCCGAAATGGATGAGTTGGTACACCGCCAGCTTCTCGCTCGGTACCGGCATTTCGTTTTTGACCGCCGGGCTGTTCGCCGAAATCCTGGGCTGGCGTGGCGCCTTTGCCCTGCTGGGGGCGGGGGCCTTGGTGGCGGCTGCCCTGGTGCTGGCCCTGGACAACCGCATCCCCGCCGCCAAGCCTATCGGCAAGCTGTTGGACCTGCGTCCGGTTCTGGCCAATCGCCGGGTGATGGCCTATGTGCTGGGATACTTCGCCCATATGTGGGAATTGTTCGGCCTCAGGTCGTGGATGGTGGCTTTTCTGGCCTTTGCCGCCGCCGGTCCGGCCTTTCTCACCCCCACATTGGTGGCGGCGCTGTCGTCGGTGGTGGCCATGACCGCCAGCATCGGCGGTGCCGCCCTGGCGCTGAAATACGACCGCATTCGCACATGTTCACTGTTCGCCGTGGCCTCTGGCACCTGTGCCGTGCTGGTCGGGCTGTCGTCGGGCTGGGGGATGGCGGCGGTGGTGGTACTGATGCTGGTCTATAACGGCGTGGTGCAGTTGGATTCCGCCGCGCTGACCACCGGGGCGGTGCTGGCCGCCGAACCCGAACGCCGCGGCGCCTCCATCGCCGTGCATTCGCTGATCGGTTTTGCCGGCGCTTTCCTGGGGCCGCTGGCCTTTGGCTGGATTTTGGAAAGTGCCGGCGGCGCCCAATCGGCCCTGGCCTGGGCGCTGGCTTTTGCCAGCCTGGGTGCGGTGGCGGCCTTGGGGCCGCTGGCCCTGATCGGGCTGGGACGGGCGCGGTCGAAGTAA